A genomic region of Spodoptera frugiperda isolate SF20-4 chromosome 31, AGI-APGP_CSIRO_Sfru_2.0, whole genome shotgun sequence contains the following coding sequences:
- the LOC118276187 gene encoding uncharacterized protein LOC118276187 isoform X2 gives MTIGFRISKLVAPIVGNVICLSRAQFSAVKMSNPDYKAATSIHEFTVKNIKGEDVKLDVYKGHVCIIVNVASQCGLTANNYKQLNELYEKYAEDKGLRILAFPCNQFAGQEPGNPEDIVCFASERKVKFDLFEKIDVNGDGASPLWKFLKHKQGGTLGNFVKWNFTKFIVDKDGVPVERHGPNVDPLDLVKSLEKYW, from the exons ATGACAATCGGTTTTAGAATTTCCAAGCTTGTAGCGCCCATAGTTGGGAACGTTATTTGTTTATCTCGAGCCCAATTTAGTGCTGT AAAAATGAGTAATCCCGATTATAAAGCTGCAACATCCATCCATGAATTCACAGTGAAGAACATTAAGGGCGAAGATGTAAAACTTGATGTTTATAAAGGTCATGTCTGCATTATTGTGAATGTGGCCTCACAGTGCGGGCTCACTGCGAATAATTACAAGCAGTTGAATGAATTATACGAGAAATATGCTGAGGATAAAG GTCTGCGCATTCTTGCATTCCCATGCAATCAGTTTGCCGGCCAGGAGCCTGGTAACCCTGAGGATATTGTCTGCTTCGCCTCGGAGAGGAAAGTGAAGTTTGACCTATTTGAGAAAATTGATGTTAACGGAGATGGCGCCAGTCCTTTGTGGAAGTTCTTGAAG CACAAGCAAGGAGGCACACTGGGCAATTTCGTGAAATGGAACTTCACCAAATTCATCGTGGACAAAGATGGAGTCCCAGTTGAGCGTCATGGACCCAATGTGGACCCATTGGACCTGGTGAAATCCCTGGAGAAGTACTGGTGA
- the LOC118276285 gene encoding delta(14)-sterol reductase TM7SF2 codes for MSTRSGRIRASVLEVSPPRTRKGVSPTRSPARTRKSSPPPSGKTPPPARSRSSGRKSPARKSPSRKPASKFPARKSPSRTTKETTEVEVSSVPKSPAKRPPIDLGVSIKLEDLSSKLDSYRRSTRSKRLEYSVKDLTSSITENEYSLDKANGLDSGDIYSLRNRRPVEEVAPRRSSRLREFIDNVPDIRRSLSKSLSQSKSISKSASKSLDTYSDEDNSEDEYLKEREKSKSVTRRLATPLRNSINSLTHTASKWEFGGRIGSLCLILLIPATVFSILISCRKSCSPLSLLDLSAYKSVQVLFSLHSLYFFVVQCAIQAIFAIVPVFGISSDRMDESGTRQCFNAFFSSLVTTSSLFLLDYFHIINKATLLNEYLKLAVLSYIFAVVLSIVLYVKSGKLAKDKLNQYGNTGYTLYDFFMGREIHPFIKKLDIKIWISRISNITSLILLSLIFTKGLLIKLPQKGEVSLENWRQFVDSVELKPTILVFAIMQNVYILNFIMKEHKITTTFYWHSEGVGYLQAVASALYPYYFTTISKHVADTDLVLSTNTLISASLLYVLGFFIMLSSNNIKHEFRKNPLHLSLANVDSMPTFHGKKLLVSNLWGILRHPNYTGDILIHSALALPGIISGQYVAAVPAILTILVLMHRAWRDHERCKRRYGAAWQRYCKRVPSVLLPKIL; via the exons ATGTCTACTAGAAGCGGTCGAATTAGAGCTAGCGTTTTAGAAGTGAGTCCTCCCAGGACACGTAAAGGTGTATCGCCAACGCGTTCTCCCGCCAGAACGCGGAAAAGTTCGCCGCCGCCGTCCGGGAAAACACCGCCTCCTGCACGCTCGCGTTCATCTGGTCGCAAATCTCCAGCACGGAAATCGCCAAGCAGAAAACCAGCATCAAAATTTCCAGCGCGCAAGTCACCTTCAAGAACTACTAAGGAGACAACAGAAGTTGAGGTATCCAGTGTACCCAAGTCTCCGGCAAAACGACCTCCTATAGACCTTGGTGTTTCGATCAAACTAGAAGATTTATCCTCTAAACTTGATTCCTATCGCCGTTCTACCAGGTCGAAGCGATTGGAATATTCCGTGAAAGATCTGACATCCAGTATTACAGAGAATGAGTATTCCCTTGACAAGGCGAATGGTTTGGATTCTGGTGACATCTACAGCTTGAGAAACAGGCGGCCGGTCGAGGAGGTCGCGCCACGCAGGTCTAGTAGGTTGCGGGAATTCATTGACAATGTCCCTGACATCAGACGGAGTCTTAGCAAATCTTTAAGTCAGAGTAAATCCATAAGCAAATCTGCCAGTAAATCTCTAGACACATACTCGGATGAGGACAATTCTGAGGATGAGTACCTCAAAGAGAGGGAGAAGTCAAAGTCCGTGACAAGGAGGTTGGCCACTCCACTCCGGAACAGCATCAACAGCTTGACCCATACAGCAAGCAAGTGGGAATTTGGTGGTAGAATTGGGTCTCTATGTTTAATTCTACTGATACCTGCAacagtattttctattttaatatcttgTAGAAAGTCTTGCTCGCCATTATCATTATTAGATCTGTCTGCATATAAATCTGTGcaagttttgtttagtttacaCTCATTGTACTTTTTTGTTGTGCAATGTGCTATCCAAGCAATTTTTGCAATTGTACCAGTATTTGGTATAAGTTCAGACCGCATGGATGAGTCTGGTACGAGACAATGTTTTAATGCATTTTTCTCCAGCTTGGTGACAACAAGTAGCCTTTTCCTTCTGGATTACTTCCATATTATTAACAAAGCGACCTTATTGAATGAATATTTGAAGCTTGCTGTACTTTCATACATTTTTGCTGTTGTACTGAGCATTGTGTTGTATGTGAAGAGTGGCAAACTTGCAAAGGACAAGTTGAATCAGTATGGAAACACTGGATATACATTGTATGACTTTTTCATGGGAAGGGAAATTCATCCGTTCATCAAGAAGCTGGATATTAAGATATGGATTTCAAGAATTTCAAACATTACTTct ctCATTTTACTGTCGCTAATCTTTACTAAAGgacttttaataaaactgcCTCAGAAAGGAGAGGTCTCACTGGAAAACTGGAGACAGTTTGTGGACAGCGTGGAGTTGAAGCCGACAATACTTGTGTTTGCTATAATGCAGAATGTatacattttgaactttattatgaAGGAGCACAAGATCACGACGACGTTTTACTGGCACTCAGAAGGGGTAGGGTACCTTCAGGCAGTGGCAAGTGCGCTGTACCCATACTACTTCACAACAATATCTAAACATGTGGCAGACACAGACTTAGTGCTGTCTACTAACACCTTAATCTCTGCTTCTCTACTATATGTGCTGGGATTCTTTATAATGCTTTCTAGTAACAATATTAAACACGAATTCAGGAAAAATCCTCTACATCTGAGCTTGGCAA aCGTAGACTCCATGCCGACGTTCCATGGAAAGAAGCTACTGGTCTCCAATTTATGGGGAATCCTGCGTCATCCGAACTATACAGGTGACATATTGATTCATAGCGCTCTAGCACTGCCTGGGATCATCTCTGGACAGTATGTAGCGGCAGTTCCGGCGATCTTGACAATCCTAGTGCTGATGCACCGTGCGTGGCGGGACCACGAACGATGCAAGAGGCGCTACGGAGCAGCCTGGCAGAGATACTGCAAGAGAGTACCATCTGTACTCTTACCTAAAATTCTTTAA
- the LOC118276187 gene encoding uncharacterized protein LOC118276187 isoform X1, translated as MTIGFRISKLVAPIVGNVICLSRAQFSAVKMSNPDYKAATSIHEFTVKNIKGEDVKLDVYKGHVCIIVNVASQCGLTANNYKQLNELYEKYAEDKGLRILAFPCNQFAGQEPGNPEDIVCFASERKVKFDLFEKIDVNGDGASPLWKFLKVKVHKQGGTLGNFVKWNFTKFIVDKDGVPVERHGPNVDPLDLVKSLEKYW; from the exons ATGACAATCGGTTTTAGAATTTCCAAGCTTGTAGCGCCCATAGTTGGGAACGTTATTTGTTTATCTCGAGCCCAATTTAGTGCTGT AAAAATGAGTAATCCCGATTATAAAGCTGCAACATCCATCCATGAATTCACAGTGAAGAACATTAAGGGCGAAGATGTAAAACTTGATGTTTATAAAGGTCATGTCTGCATTATTGTGAATGTGGCCTCACAGTGCGGGCTCACTGCGAATAATTACAAGCAGTTGAATGAATTATACGAGAAATATGCTGAGGATAAAG GTCTGCGCATTCTTGCATTCCCATGCAATCAGTTTGCCGGCCAGGAGCCTGGTAACCCTGAGGATATTGTCTGCTTCGCCTCGGAGAGGAAAGTGAAGTTTGACCTATTTGAGAAAATTGATGTTAACGGAGATGGCGCCAGTCCTTTGTGGAAGTTCTTGAAGGTAAAagtt CACAAGCAAGGAGGCACACTGGGCAATTTCGTGAAATGGAACTTCACCAAATTCATCGTGGACAAAGATGGAGTCCCAGTTGAGCGTCATGGACCCAATGTGGACCCATTGGACCTGGTGAAATCCCTGGAGAAGTACTGGTGA
- the LOC118276186 gene encoding phospholipid hydroperoxide glutathione peroxidase — MDQKINNPNYTLAQTLHEFTVIDLKGNLVKLDKYKGNVCIYVNTATNSPFTDMHYKQFNALMDKFADEKGLRILAFPCNQFGMEPGTPESIAAHAEKHNVKFDIFAKIDVNGETACDVWKFIKARVPGGAHGNMIKNNYTKFIVSKQGIPVQRYGPEVEPGEFEPFLNPYW; from the exons ATGGACCAAAAGATTAACAACCCGAATTATACACTTGCTCAAACACTGCATGAATTTACAGTGATAGACTTAAAGGGTAACCTTGTTAAATTAGATAAATATAAAGGAAATGTCTGCATATACGTTAACACTGCCACGAATTCACCATTCACTGACATGCACTACAAGCAATTCAACGCTTTAATGGATAAGTTTGCGGATGAAAAAG GACTAAGAATATTGGCCTTCCCTTGTAATCAGTTCGGCATGGAGCCTGGTACACCGGAATCCATAGCCGCCCACGCCGAGAAGCATAACGTCAAATTCGATATATTCGCTAAAATTGATGTTAATGGCGAAACAGCATGTGATGTATGGAAATTTATCAAG GCACGGGTACCTGGTGGTGCTCATGGCaacatgattaaaaataattacacaaaattTATTGTGAGTAAACAGGGTATACCCGTACAACGATATGGGCCAGAAGTGGAACCAGGAGAATTTGAACCATTCCTGAACCCCTATTGGTAA